The segment ATGTCGCAATTGGATGAACCGCCGCTTTCGCCGGAGGAGGAGGACGCCAATTGGGCGCCGGCCAAGGATGTTTCCTCAGCCGCGCCGGCCGAGAAGATTTCATTTCGCTTTTCGCTAGCGCGGCTGTTGTTGGCGATGGCTGCCGCCCCGTTGCCGATGGTATTGTTCGCCAACAACAATCCTTTCGTTGCGTGGGTATTCGCTTTTTGCGGGCTAACGTTGGCAGGCGCCGTCTTCTTGGTGCGAGCGGAGGATTTACCGCGGATCAACACCGGCGTCACGGTGATGTTGATCATCGCAATCGCCGCAGCATGTGCGACGGGGACATTTGACTTTTGGGGCGTCGCCTTTTGGTCGATGTTGGGAGCGATTCCAGGGTTCTTTTACGCGCATGGTCAGTACCCCTATTATGTCCGCGGCGCCGGAAAAGATCACAAAGAGGCGCCTCGTTGCGAAAGCGTATTGGCGACGGGCGCGTGGATTTACGTGGGGCTGAATTGGATTGCCTGGAAGAACGTCGCCGCGTCGATCGGCGAGTCTGGATTGAGTGGGCCAGGGCTGGTCTTGATGACCGTTTTCGTGCTGCTTATCCCGATCAACATCATCTGGGTTGCGGGAGAGAAAGGAGCGCGCCTCGACCAACGTCCCGAACTTGGCTTCTATTATGAACTGACGTTGATCGGCATTCCGTTGGCGTCTCTGTGCATTCTTCTTAAGGGGTTATGAGCATTGCCGACCGGATTCCCTTGCTTGCACTGCGGGCTAGTTGGGGCGTTACCCGCATTCGCGGCAGTGCCCTTTCAGCAGCACTTCGGTGATGTCGCTGTACGACTTTTTGTTCGACGCTTTTAGTTTGATGTCGACGTCGTCCAGGCAGGTGACCTTGCCGCAGGTGATGCACATGAAGTGCGGGTGTTCGGTTCCTTCTTCGTGCGATTCGCCGCGGCGGAATTCGAACCGCCAGGTATGGTCGCCGACGTCGAAGCGGGAGAGGAGGCCCGCTTCGGCCAGTTCGACCAGGCT is part of the Blastopirellula sediminis genome and harbors:
- a CDS encoding Fur family transcriptional regulator codes for the protein MAKITEITMSEARELVRGAGLRGTSCRLSVLQYLSAATTPLSHAEVAEELDSHGYDKSTIYRSLVELAEAGLLSRFDVGDHTWRFEFRRGESHEEGTEHPHFMCITCGKVTCLDDVDIKLKASNKKSYSDITEVLLKGHCRECG